DNA sequence from the Thamnophis elegans isolate rThaEle1 chromosome 4, rThaEle1.pri, whole genome shotgun sequence genome:
GAATTGCTGTCAAAATTTCTGGTTGTTGAGATATCTCCAATGTGTTGCAAGTCCCATGTTCCTCTATATAACCCTTAAGGTCAAACTCTCTTGCCTCTTTCTAGAGGGCCCTACCAATCCTTAAGACTTGGGTTTCTTCCTGTATCCTGCAGTTTGGGAGCTTTCTGCTATTAAACTGGTTAAATAAGAAGGAAAAAGTCTACACTCCCAGCCAAGGAAATAAGTACCAAGTGTCAGTTGACCTATCAGTTCTAAACAATGGATTTCTTAATGACTTGAATCAGGGAGAATATTGTGTGGTTCAATGGAGAATCAAGTAACATGGGAGGTTTGGCTTATAACAAGGTATTTTTATATCAACACCAGTGAGATGCtgggcttgcttgcttgcttgcttgcttgcttgcttgcttgcttgcttgcttgcttgcttgcttgcttgcttgctcattcattcattcattcattcatggaaTTGTGCAAGCTGGTTGAGAGTAGACCTGAGCACTTAGCAcaccaatcagctgtttgtgCATTCATGGTACTAATGGAGTTGGCAGAGCCAGTTGTACATTTTTCAGCATATCAATGATTTACATTAATCTAGGAGATGCAGTACTTTGTTGATTAGTTGAAATCTTATTGATAGATTACTCTTACTGACATAAATGGCTGGTGCATTTTCAACATGGGAGTTTAATGAAATAATATACAAGTAAATTGGTCAACATAGCTTGCCTGCACACAATGTTATACCATAAGTGTTTTACTCTACTTGGTTTGGGCTTATCATGATATGTAAACCTGCCTATTACAGGTTAACATTATGGCTGAAGCAATCCTCAATGTCTTGTTCAACAAAACTAGGATAAACATGATCCTAacataagccgaggtggcacagtggttaaatgcagcactgcaggctacttcagctgactgcagttctgcagttcggctgttcaaatctcaccggctcagggttgactcagccttccatcctcccaaggtgggtaaaatgaggacccggtttgttgttgggggcaatatgctgactctgtaaaccgcttagagagggctgaaagccctatgaagcggtatataagtctaactgctattgctattgctataaacttaAGTATGAACTCTGAAAATGGCTGGCTTTATACAATGGTTAAGCCAGAGTTTAAAAGACGATTTGTTGACTAAACCATAATTAGTTGATTTATATAATACATGAAAGATAAACATTAGTTTACAAACTAGACTTGCTGGATTCACACATTACACTAATTTAAAATCAACCCAATCCCACTATGACTGAATGTGCCATAATGTCTCCATTACTATTTATGTAAGATCATCCATGTTACATTTTAATAATGTTATGGACAAATGAGAAGCAGTCCTTTTAGTTTTATTTCTCATAACAGATTCATTTGTTAAGACAAAATTAATAAATCCtgaagtataaataaatacaaaaaataatataGTTTAATGATGTTTTGCATGCTGATTTTGACAGTATGTTACTTTACTTGACAAACAAAACTGTTCAGGATATTATCATTTTTTGAAAGCCAACAGGTTTTTTTCCAGCTAGCAGAGAAACGTCTGCTTTTAGTCTGCAGTTTTATTGAAGCATTGGCTCTGTTATGCAGCAAGACAACACTATATAACAAATCATAAGAAGGGAAACCTGCAAAGACATTTGTCTTCCAGAGATGTGGTTAGGATTTCATTATAAGAGGAAAACATAGTACCATTTGGCTCTTAGTAGCTCGTCAATGTACAAATACACATAGCTTTTTTAATGGAGGGAAAATTTGCAATGGGTGTCCTTAATACTTGCTGTCTGATATTTCTCTGGTCCAATCTGCACCCTtgtgttgctttttaaaacatGAGATTGTATCATGCAGACTGAACTTGGTTTGGAGTAGTAGTAAATGAAGACAGTTACACACCATGTATCATTGCTTCTTCAGCACAAATCATTCTCTTCCCAACAAGACAACTTTTACtagggaaaacaaacaaataaaaatgtccTTTGTTAATCACTTACATCAAGTTTCACTTTATGTTCCTCATACTAGAAGTCAAGGGTCATGATAAAAACAAGCAAtaggatatttttttatttatttgcttatataTTATCTCCCCACCTCTGGCTAAGGTATTCCTACATTTCTCTCCTGAATTACTAGAAGCGATACAAAACTCCaaaattttaactttaaaatataaGAGAAGctagcaaatctagacagcatactaaaaagcagagacatcaaatcactctgccaacaaaagtgctaatagtcaaggctatggtttttccagttacaatgtatggctatgaaagttgggccataagaaaatctgagtgccaaaaaattgaggcttttgaactatggtgctggagaagactcatgcgagtcccttggactgcaaggtgatcaaactggtcagtcctaaaggagatcaaccctgactgctctttagaaggccagatcctgaagatgaaactcaaatactttggccacctaatgagaaggaaggactcactggagccTAAAGCTGAGAaagtttgagggcaaaagaagaaggggacaacagagaatgaggtagctggatggagtcactgaagcagtaggtgtgagcttaaatggactccagaagatgatagaggacaggaaggcctggaggaatgttgtccatggggttgcgatgggtcagacacaacttaatAACTTCACCTTTGGCTCTTGTAAAATATTTCTGAAGAATCACATTTACTTTAAATATAATTGTCACAATCAGGAATATTTGCATGCAAATGTGGAACTCGTGGACTAGATTTGGTAGAAGCTGTCAGGATTACATGCTTTAGAGTTCATCAGTACATCATGTGCACAGGGGCTCCAGGGCTGCTGAACTGTAATTGGTAAGACAAAAGgagaaattgattaaataaaaggaTGGTCATAATAGCTGATTTAACTGAATTACAACTAAACCAAAACTAGTTTTTGTTATGTTTTTggtaccatcttgtttttggagTGTATCTTTCAGCAGGGTAGGCCAAAACCAAGGACACACAGATCAAAGGTTCAACTCCTTTGCCTCCATCTGTTGAACCTAATGGAACTGTTTAACCAGTGCTATCATGTTGCATTGATTTCAATGGAGCTGAAGCACAGCTACGGTCTtcaggggtctccagccttggcaactttaggatttgtggacttcaactcccagaattcgtcaGCCATCTTtgcttcaactctgggagttgaagtccacaagtcttaaagttgccaaggttggagacccctgttctagatccaACCCCATGCAATCCTttaagatagtccttgacttacaacaattcattaagTGACTGCtcaaaattataatggcactgaaaaaagttacttaccaTTTTTCAGTGACAACCTTTGTAGCTTTCCCATAATCATtgggttcaaaattcagatgcttggcacctggttcacatttatgaccgttgctgtgtcccaaggtcatgtgatcacctgttgtgcccttctgacaagcaaattcaatggggaaaccagattcacttaacaacagggttaCCAACTTAtgaacttcagtgattcacttaaaaactgtggcaagaaaggtcataaaataggacaaaCCTTATATAACACATATCTCATTTAACAAAAGGAATTTTAGTGTTCCgttatggctgtaagtcaagaacGACCTATGTTTTGATTTAAATTCTAATGTTCATggttgcaagatattaaagtacTTTGCTTTCCCCATTTTATCCCAAAGCTCTCAATAAGCTTTTTATTGAGCACACAAGGCCAGCAAAGGTGCAGAAGATACCCAAGATAAACACTGATATATCTGCACATTTCTCAAAAGGCATCAGCTTTTCCCATTTCAGatttaaatggaaaaaagaaggaaggaggaaggtcaTAGCTGCACCAGAAACGCTGCCAGTTAGACCCATAAGAAGGACAAAGTGTGGTATGAACATGGCCATCAGGAGAGTCAATAGGAGGAGGGCAATTTTTAAAAGTATGGCAAGCCATGGCGATTTATAGTTGTCTTTGTCCCTAGGTGATACGTAAGCGTGCAATATTTGTGTGACTGTAAAAAAGGGCAATGGGTAGGACAAGAGTGCCTTGGCCAAGAGACATAAGTTCACTGAAGTCtgtaaggaagaaggaaggttgTCCGTAATAACCTCCTTTGTTTCTTCTCCCCATGTTAGCAGTGCCGTTATTGCCAAGATTATCTTGAGTACGCAAGCCAAGAAATGGGTCCAGTTCAACATAGACCTACACTCTCCAGGATTTTGCATGCTTTCTTCAAGGGTTGGAAGGAAAATTTGCGAAGTGTAACTAAAAATGATCACACCCACTGCAATCAGAAAACTTTCAAATTCTACCGACAGGTTGAGCCTTGCCCAAGACCAATGATGCCTTTGGGTCAAACAGTAAGTGATCACTATAAATATGGTGATGAAATGGGCGAAGGAGCAGAGCAAACTGAGCCTGGATACAACTTTCAAGGTTTTGATAAACACGCAGGGCAGCAGACCTATAAATGCAATAATGGCCCAGGTTTTCTCGGTCATCGGTAAAGCCGGAAAGCTGTGGGACAGCAAGTTCCCACTGATAACCAAATACAAAATGCACGTCATGACCAGCTCCGTAATCTGGGTCACGTTGACCAGTCTGCCCCCGAGTTTTGGGAAGAACCTCCTGCAGCAAGCGTTGGCGATGTCTTCATAGGTGCCTCTCACTCGCACAAGCTGCCCATCTTCATTTTCCTCATAGAGGCAAGCGATAAGAATTTTGCTGGTGTAGCAGCAGAAGATTGCAGCAAGGATAATAAGAAACAGCCCACTGTATCCACTGTGGAGCAGAGCATATGGCAAGCCTAGAACAAATATCCCCTAGAGACAAAACACAGAGAATTACCAAACACAGATACAAAAACCCCTGAAAAAGATGTTGCTTATAAATCTCCCTTTCAGACCTGCAACTGACAATGGCTTACCTTTGGTTAATTGCACAGAACGTCTGCCACGTTAATAATGGTTGCCCGCAAAATGCATATATTCGCTATGTACAAAGTTAGAAGATACGTACACACAAACATCCAAACACAACTGCTGGCAGGAGCATAGAAAGCCTAGGAAGCTATATAGAGGTAAACAGCAGAGACAAGctcttattaaatattaaattctgGTTGTGATTACAGTCATAATTCTGAAAGGGTCTGAAGCAGCCATTTAATCATGGTGCATATTAATGTTCAATAGCGGTTCAATAATGATAAAATCAAAGAGCTTTAGCTGTCTTCACATGCTGTATGCAAATAGGGAAATGACACTTTTAGCAGCTATGCTAATAAATAAACATGAGGAGCTTTTCATGAATCTTTTCTAACTTTGCAATACTCTTTTTCAATGCTTCCTTGTATTTCTACATTCCCCTGGGTCGGGTCtatgctggggggtgggggacggACTCCTTTTCTTTTGGCTTAGCCCCAGAAACAAGTTACCTTCCCCTCTCAGTGCTGAGCAGATAAATGATATTTCTCCTAATTATACGTACTTAAGAAAAAAATGCTGCTACAGAGATCCTGATTTTATCTTATATTCTCTTCATCTTATGCCACAATCCTTTTGGTTTAGCAACGCAATATAAATTCCTAGAGAATGGCACAGAATAGACTGTCTACAAAAAGTAGATTCCCTTGAGACAAGATTGAGTCCTGGTGATTATGTCCAtttggttttcttg
Encoded proteins:
- the LOC116507298 gene encoding LOW QUALITY PROTEIN: vesicular inhibitory amino acid transporter-like (The sequence of the model RefSeq protein was modified relative to this genomic sequence to represent the inferred CDS: inserted 1 base in 1 codon), with the translated sequence MFSSLSNHFRSTKSLFFNMMSWNGCLSTDEENVNFARQDXTNRIHDEEDEGITNCESQVHTPKCSSTLITTWEAGWNVTNAIQGIFVLGLPYALLHSGYSGLFLIILAAIFCCYTSKILIACLYEENEDGQLVRVRGTYEDIANACCRRFFPKLGGRLVNVTQITELVMTCILYLVISGNLLSHSFPALPMTEKTWAIIAFIGLLPCVFIKTLKVVSRLSLLCSFAHFITIFIVITYCLTQRHHWSWARLNLSVEFESFLIAVGVIIFSYTSQIFLPTLEESMQNPGECRSMLNWTHFLACVLKIILAITALLTWGEETKEVITDNLPSSLQTSVNLCLLAKALLSYPLPFFTVTQILHAYVSPRDKDNYKSPWLAILLKIALLLLTLLMAMFIPHFVLLMGLTGSVSGAAMTFLLPSFFHLNLKWEKLMPFEKCADISVFILGIFCTFAGLVCSIKSLLRALG